GAACTGGAAATGGTGGGCGGCGCATACTACATTACCGAGCTTACCAGCCGGGTAGCTTCTGCAGCTAATATCGAGTTCCACTCGCGTATTATTATCCAAAAATTCATCCAGCGCGAACTGATCCGCATCTCTACCGAAGTAATCAATAACGCTTACGAAGAAACCAGCGACGTTTTTGACCTGCTGGATATGGCCGAAAAAAACCTGTTTGAGATAGCGCAAAGCAACTTACGCCGCGATGCCCGTAATATGGACGATTTGGTTCATGAAGCTTTACGCGATATCGAAGCACTAAAAGATAAAAAAGACGGCTTAACCGGCGTTGCATCCGGCTTCACCGGCCTTGACAGGATGACTTCGGGCTGGCAAAAATCCGACCTGGTGATCATTGCCGCTCGTCCGGCGATGGGTAAAACGGCTTTCGTATTAAGCTGTGCCCGTAACGCGGCCGTTGATTTCGACAAGCCGGTGGTGGTGTTCTCGCTCGAGATGTCGTCGGTACAGCTGGTTAATCGTTTGATTGCCGGTGAGGCCGAAATTGAACAGGAAAAGATCCGTAAAGGAACACTGGAAGAGTGGGAATGGCAGCAGGTACACTCTAAAATCGGCCGGTTAGAAAAAGCTACTTTTATCATCGACGATACCCCGGCACTTAACATTTTCGAGTTCAGGGCCAAATGCCGCCGTTTAAAATCACAATACGATATCCAGCTCATCATCATCGATTACCTGCAGCTGATGCACGGTAAAGCCGAAGGTAAAGGCGGTGGCGGTAACCGTGAGCAGGAGATCAGTAGCATTTCCCGTGCACTGAAATCGGTAGCGAAAGAATTGAGTGTGCCGGTTATCGCGCTATCTCAGTTAAGCCGCGCGGTTGAGAGCAGGCCGGGTAACTCGAAAAGGCCAATGCTATCAGACTTACGTGAATCGGGCGCTATCGAGCAGGATGCCGATATGGTACTGTTCCTTTACCGCCCCGAATATTATGGTTTAACCGAGGATGAGGAGGGTAACCCAACGCAGGGCGTGGGTGAAGTAATTATCGCCAAACACCGTAACGGTGAAACGGGTACGGTCCGGCTCAAATTCGTTGGTAAATACGTGAAGTTTGCCAACCTGGAAGAGGATATGAATGGCTTCCCGCCTCCGGCCGGCAATGCCTTTTCAGGATTAACTCCATCACAGGATTTTGATAAGCAAAGTAACTTTATTATTCGCCCATCGAGGATGGATGATATGGATGATGAAGCGCCGTTTTAATTTGGGATTTCGGATGTTCGATTTCGGATTTAACATTTAGATAAAAGAATAAAAGCTTGGCCAAGGCCAAGCTTTTATTCTTTTATACCCCCTGTATATTGCGCTCGTTTTTAACCTAACGTGTACCCATATCTTGTTAAGCCAATAGTTTAATTAAGTATTTTGTCATTCACCTTTAGTAAGATATGAGGACATGACAGGTTGCAACGAGCGCAAGCTTTAATTT
The sequence above is a segment of the Mucilaginibacter celer genome. Coding sequences within it:
- the dnaB gene encoding replicative DNA helicase; its protein translation is MSFDNNNQYNKPNTFERRGRIANPSPFPAGAKLPPQATDLEEAVLGALMLEKDALSSVIDVLKPEVFYQTNHQKIFSAIKILFEKTQPVDILTVTAELRRLGELEMVGGAYYITELTSRVASAANIEFHSRIIIQKFIQRELIRISTEVINNAYEETSDVFDLLDMAEKNLFEIAQSNLRRDARNMDDLVHEALRDIEALKDKKDGLTGVASGFTGLDRMTSGWQKSDLVIIAARPAMGKTAFVLSCARNAAVDFDKPVVVFSLEMSSVQLVNRLIAGEAEIEQEKIRKGTLEEWEWQQVHSKIGRLEKATFIIDDTPALNIFEFRAKCRRLKSQYDIQLIIIDYLQLMHGKAEGKGGGGNREQEISSISRALKSVAKELSVPVIALSQLSRAVESRPGNSKRPMLSDLRESGAIEQDADMVLFLYRPEYYGLTEDEEGNPTQGVGEVIIAKHRNGETGTVRLKFVGKYVKFANLEEDMNGFPPPAGNAFSGLTPSQDFDKQSNFIIRPSRMDDMDDEAPF